The following coding sequences lie in one Flavobacterium sp. 20NA77.7 genomic window:
- the lpdA gene encoding dihydrolipoyl dehydrogenase, giving the protein MSQFDVTIIGSGPGGYVSAIRCAQLGFKTAIIEKYSTLGGTCLNVGCIPSKALLASSHHFEELQHFADHGIEVPGDVKVNLTKMIERKQAVVDQTSGGVKFLMDKNNITVFEGVGSFESATTIKITKKDGSSELIESKNTIIATGSKPSSLPFIKLDKERIITSTEALKLKEVPKHLVIIGGGVIGIELGQVYLRLGAQVSVVEFMDRIIPGMDGALSKELTKVLKKQGMKFYTSHKVQSVERNGNAVVVKAENAKGEIITLEGDYSLVSVGRRPYTEGLQAEKAGVKLTERGQIEVNEHLQTSTSNIYAIGDVVRGAMLAHKAEEEGVLVAEILAGQKPHIDYNLIPGVVYTWPEVAAVGKTEEQLKEAGIAYKAGSFPFRALGRARAGGDIDGFVKILADAKTDEVLGVHMIGARCADLIAEAVTAMEFRASAEDIARMSHAHPTFAEATKEAALAATANRALHV; this is encoded by the coding sequence ATGAGTCAATTTGATGTGACCATTATAGGTTCTGGGCCTGGCGGATATGTTTCTGCTATTAGATGTGCTCAATTAGGATTTAAAACAGCCATTATTGAAAAATATTCCACTTTAGGAGGCACATGCTTAAATGTAGGATGTATACCTTCGAAAGCATTACTTGCCTCTTCGCATCATTTTGAAGAGTTGCAACACTTTGCTGACCATGGGATTGAAGTGCCAGGTGATGTAAAAGTGAATTTAACCAAAATGATAGAACGTAAACAAGCTGTAGTGGATCAAACTAGTGGCGGTGTTAAGTTCTTAATGGATAAAAATAACATTACCGTTTTTGAAGGCGTGGGTTCTTTTGAAAGTGCGACAACTATCAAAATAACTAAAAAAGACGGCTCTTCGGAATTAATAGAATCTAAAAATACTATAATTGCTACAGGATCAAAACCTTCCTCGTTACCTTTTATCAAACTAGATAAAGAACGAATCATTACTTCAACTGAAGCTTTAAAACTAAAAGAAGTGCCTAAGCATTTGGTGATTATTGGCGGAGGTGTAATTGGTATTGAATTAGGTCAAGTATACTTACGATTAGGGGCACAAGTTTCTGTAGTAGAATTTATGGATAGAATTATTCCTGGTATGGATGGCGCTTTATCTAAAGAATTAACTAAAGTATTGAAGAAACAAGGCATGAAGTTCTACACCTCTCATAAAGTACAATCTGTTGAGAGAAATGGAAATGCTGTAGTAGTTAAGGCTGAAAATGCAAAAGGTGAAATCATAACTCTTGAAGGTGATTATTCATTAGTTTCTGTAGGACGTCGCCCTTACACAGAAGGGTTACAAGCTGAAAAAGCAGGCGTAAAACTAACCGAAAGAGGGCAAATTGAAGTAAATGAGCATTTACAAACAAGCACTTCAAATATCTATGCTATTGGAGATGTGGTACGTGGTGCTATGTTAGCGCATAAGGCGGAGGAAGAAGGTGTACTAGTTGCCGAAATTTTAGCAGGTCAAAAACCACATATCGATTACAATTTAATTCCTGGAGTAGTTTACACTTGGCCTGAAGTGGCTGCTGTAGGAAAAACAGAAGAGCAATTAAAAGAAGCAGGCATAGCGTATAAAGCGGGAAGCTTTCCTTTTAGAGCATTAGGTCGAGCTAGAGCAGGCGGAGACATTGACGGTTTTGTAAAAATCTTAGCTGATGCTAAAACAGATGAAGTTTTAGGTGTTCACATGATTGGAGCGCGTTGTGCCGATTTAATTGCAGAAGCAGTAACCGCAATGGAATTTAGAGCAAGTGCAGAAGACATTGCAAGAATGTCTCATGCACACCCTACATTTGCGGAAGCTACTAAAGAAGCAGCCTTAGCAGCAACGGCAAACAGAGCATTACACGTTTAA
- a CDS encoding PEGA domain-containing protein has translation MKKKILFLIVAFTLIASGCASIVSGSKQRVSVTTTPANAKVLINGNYVGATPLVTYLKRSEKTHSITIELEGYKPYNTTLKRKLNGWVFGNIIFGGLIGVIIDASTGAMYRVSENELLIGLENNVSLKKTKEGIYVAVVMEANENWEKIGTLTKN, from the coding sequence ATGAAAAAAAAAATTTTATTTTTAATTGTAGCGTTTACATTAATTGCTTCTGGTTGTGCATCAATTGTTTCTGGATCTAAACAGCGAGTTAGTGTTACAACAACACCAGCAAATGCAAAAGTACTAATAAATGGTAATTACGTTGGTGCCACTCCATTAGTAACCTATTTAAAACGTTCTGAAAAAACTCACAGTATAACTATAGAATTAGAAGGTTATAAACCCTATAACACCACACTAAAGAGAAAACTAAATGGTTGGGTATTTGGAAATATTATTTTTGGCGGATTAATAGGAGTTATTATAGATGCTAGTACAGGTGCTATGTACCGTGTTTCGGAAAACGAACTTCTAATTGGACTTGAAAATAATGTTTCCCTAAAAAAAACTAAAGAAGGTATTTATGTTGCTGTTGTTATGGAAGCCAATGAAAATTGGGAAAAAATTGGAACATTAACGAAGAATTAA
- the rimK gene encoding 30S ribosomal protein S6--L-glutamate ligase gives MQEKIIIGSEEWCAFPQLGIPAIKARVDSGAKTSALHAINIKTFQKNNENWLRFDINPIQNNSKFIIHCEAQLIDQRIVKSSSGTREKRYVIRTEVELGPHKWSVEVTLTNRDSMGYRMLLGREAMVGKLIVDPERKFELGQPSSDKLKEYYYKDTEKKGLKIGVLASNPDLYSNKRIIEAGEMRGHEMHFLNIKYCYMKLSASNPEIHYRGGLILNDFDAIIPRIRPSMTYYGCALTRQFEALKVYVLNNASAITQSRDKLFSLQLLLNNGVDIPTTGFANSPLDTDDLIKMVGGSPLIVKLLEGTQGKGVVLAETKKAAESVINAFKSLNANILVQEFIKEANGKDLRLFVVDGKVVAAMQREAAPGEFRANIHMGGSASVVKVTAEEKRIAIKAAKAMNLKVAGVDIIRSSKGPLLLEVNSSPGLEGIEGATQKDIAGEMIKAIEKNFK, from the coding sequence ATGCAAGAAAAAATAATTATTGGCAGTGAAGAATGGTGTGCATTCCCACAACTTGGTATTCCTGCGATTAAAGCACGTGTAGATTCAGGCGCAAAAACTTCGGCATTACATGCTATTAATATCAAAACATTTCAAAAAAATAACGAAAATTGGTTGCGATTTGATATTAATCCGATTCAAAATAATTCTAAATTTATTATCCATTGCGAAGCGCAACTCATCGACCAGCGCATTGTAAAAAGTTCGAGTGGCACGAGAGAAAAACGTTATGTAATTCGCACAGAAGTTGAATTAGGCCCGCACAAATGGAGTGTAGAAGTCACGCTTACAAATAGAGACTCTATGGGATATCGTATGCTGTTAGGAAGAGAAGCTATGGTAGGTAAACTAATTGTTGACCCCGAAAGAAAATTTGAATTAGGACAACCTTCATCTGATAAATTAAAAGAATATTATTATAAAGATACAGAAAAAAAAGGGCTCAAAATTGGTGTTTTAGCAAGTAATCCTGATTTATATAGTAATAAAAGAATTATAGAAGCTGGCGAAATGCGTGGACACGAAATGCATTTCTTAAACATTAAGTATTGTTACATGAAATTAAGTGCTTCTAATCCAGAAATACACTATCGTGGTGGATTAATACTCAATGATTTTGATGCTATTATCCCAAGAATAAGACCAAGTATGACTTATTATGGTTGTGCCTTGACACGACAATTTGAGGCCTTAAAAGTATATGTATTAAACAATGCTTCTGCCATTACACAATCAAGAGATAAATTGTTTTCTTTACAGTTGCTACTTAATAATGGCGTAGATATCCCCACAACAGGCTTTGCCAACTCACCATTAGACACAGACGACTTAATTAAAATGGTAGGAGGCTCACCTTTAATCGTAAAACTCCTTGAAGGAACTCAAGGAAAAGGCGTGGTTTTAGCTGAAACCAAAAAAGCGGCTGAATCTGTTATTAATGCGTTTAAAAGTTTAAATGCTAATATTTTAGTTCAAGAATTCATTAAGGAAGCGAATGGTAAAGATTTACGCTTATTTGTAGTGGATGGAAAAGTGGTAGCAGCTATGCAACGGGAAGCTGCTCCAGGCGAATTTAGAGCTAATATCCACATGGGCGGCTCGGCTTCTGTTGTAAAAGTAACCGCCGAAGAAAAACGCATTGCCATAAAGGCAGCTAAGGCTATGAATTTGAAAGTAGCAGGGGTTGATATTATTCGTTCAAGTAAAGGGCCTTTATTGTTAGAAGTAAATTCGTCCCCAGGACTTGAAGGTATTGAAGGTGCTACTCAAAAAGACATCGCAGGCGAAATGATAAAAGCCATTGAAAAAAATTTTAAATAA
- a CDS encoding DUF421 domain-containing protein, producing the protein MNLYLDIIIRSVSVYFFMVIALRIFGKRELSQLNSADIVLILLISNSVQNAMVGSDTSLEGGIIAAFVLFLTNFILKKVIDKSPFIKELVVSKPQVLIHNGKIEFKTLAKLSITSDELDEAIREHGVENYKAVKLAMLEIDGNISIISGESALKQTHHKRKIHKTLNEL; encoded by the coding sequence ATGAATCTTTATTTAGACATTATCATTAGAAGTGTTTCCGTGTATTTTTTCATGGTTATAGCGCTACGCATTTTTGGAAAAAGAGAACTATCTCAACTTAATTCAGCAGACATTGTTCTTATTTTATTGATAAGTAATTCGGTGCAAAATGCTATGGTAGGCAGCGATACCTCTCTTGAAGGCGGAATCATTGCAGCCTTTGTTCTTTTTTTGACCAATTTTATTTTAAAAAAAGTCATAGACAAATCGCCCTTTATTAAAGAGCTAGTTGTAAGTAAGCCTCAGGTCCTCATTCATAATGGAAAAATTGAGTTCAAGACATTAGCTAAATTAAGTATTACCTCAGATGAATTAGACGAAGCAATTAGAGAACATGGTGTTGAAAACTATAAAGCAGTCAAACTTGCCATGCTCGAAATTGACGGAAACATCAGTATCATTTCTGGCGAATCTGCCTTAAAGCAAACGCATCACAAAAGAAAAATTCACAAAACCTTAAACGAATTGTAA
- a CDS encoding GldL-related protein, with protein sequence MNKFTKTALTIIAVASVLILVGAFFKIMHWTGGETILAISLLTELLAGGALLIHLIRTKN encoded by the coding sequence ATGAATAAATTTACTAAAACTGCCTTAACAATAATCGCCGTAGCTAGTGTGTTGATTTTAGTAGGTGCTTTTTTCAAGATTATGCATTGGACAGGAGGAGAAACTATTTTAGCCATTTCTTTACTTACAGAATTACTTGCTGGAGGCGCACTTTTAATTCATCTTATTAGAACTAAAAATTAA
- a CDS encoding DUF1272 domain-containing protein, giving the protein MQSEACICSYECTFCESCSEEMHFCCPNCQGELVKRPKRKPIENN; this is encoded by the coding sequence ATGCAATCAGAAGCGTGTATATGCAGTTATGAATGTACTTTTTGCGAATCTTGTTCAGAAGAAATGCATTTTTGTTGTCCAAATTGCCAAGGTGAACTTGTGAAAAGACCTAAACGAAAACCAATAGAAAATAATTAA
- the hutH gene encoding histidine ammonia-lyase, whose amino-acid sequence METIHYISSNLLTLAHVNEIIFQGKKLALSEEAISNIEKCRSYLNAKMQANETPIYGINTGFGSLCNVKISNENLSQLQENLMKSHACGTGDEVPHEVVKIMLFLKIQSLSYGHSGVQLQTVERLIDFYNYDILPVVYTQGSLGASGDLSPLAHLCLPLIGEGEVYYDGFRQPAHKVLGKLKLAPIVLQSKEGLALLNGTQFMSAYGVYNLLQAEKLAYLADVISAVSLEGFDGRKEPFTDLIHLVRPHKGQVNTAARMLSLLEDSEIIAQPKAHVQDPYSFRCIPQVHGATKDTLDFVKKVFTTEINSVTDNPNIFVGEDLIISGGNFHGQPLALALDYLGIALAELGNISERRTYQLISGLRGLPAFLVQNPGLNSGFMIPQYTAASIVSQNKQLATPASIDSIVSSNGQEDHVSMGANAATKALKIVENVERILAIELFNAAQALEFRRPLKSSDFIELFVKAYREEVSFVTEDRILHYDIEKSIHFLKSFQVEEIK is encoded by the coding sequence ATGGAAACAATACATTATATCAGTTCAAATTTACTTACCCTAGCGCACGTAAACGAAATCATTTTTCAAGGTAAAAAACTAGCCCTTTCTGAGGAAGCTATCTCCAATATTGAAAAATGTAGAAGTTATTTAAATGCTAAAATGCAGGCTAATGAAACCCCTATTTATGGTATCAATACAGGTTTTGGTTCGTTGTGTAATGTGAAAATTTCCAATGAAAACTTATCGCAATTACAGGAAAACTTAATGAAATCACATGCTTGTGGAACGGGTGATGAAGTGCCGCATGAGGTGGTAAAAATTATGTTGTTTTTAAAAATTCAATCGCTTAGTTATGGACATTCTGGGGTGCAATTGCAAACCGTAGAGCGCTTAATTGATTTTTACAATTATGATATTTTGCCTGTCGTGTACACACAAGGTTCATTAGGTGCTTCGGGTGATTTGTCTCCCTTGGCTCATTTGTGTTTGCCTTTAATAGGGGAAGGGGAGGTGTATTACGACGGATTTAGACAACCTGCACATAAAGTTTTGGGGAAATTAAAATTAGCTCCTATTGTATTGCAATCCAAAGAAGGTTTGGCTTTGTTAAATGGCACACAATTTATGAGCGCTTATGGTGTGTATAATTTATTGCAAGCCGAAAAATTAGCCTATTTAGCCGATGTAATTAGTGCTGTTTCCTTAGAAGGCTTTGATGGAAGAAAGGAGCCGTTTACAGATTTGATTCATTTAGTTCGTCCGCATAAAGGGCAAGTAAATACGGCTGCTCGAATGTTGTCTTTGCTGGAAGATAGTGAAATTATAGCGCAACCAAAAGCGCATGTGCAAGATCCATATTCGTTTAGATGTATTCCGCAAGTGCATGGTGCAACAAAAGATACGCTTGATTTTGTCAAAAAAGTGTTTACGACAGAAATTAATTCGGTAACCGATAATCCAAATATTTTTGTGGGTGAAGATTTAATTATATCGGGAGGAAATTTCCATGGCCAACCTTTGGCATTAGCTTTAGATTATTTAGGTATTGCACTAGCCGAATTAGGAAATATTTCTGAACGAAGAACCTATCAATTGATTTCTGGATTACGTGGTTTACCTGCTTTTTTGGTTCAGAATCCAGGATTAAATTCAGGATTTATGATTCCGCAATATACGGCAGCGAGTATTGTGAGTCAAAATAAACAATTGGCCACTCCTGCAAGTATTGACAGTATTGTGTCTAGTAATGGGCAAGAAGATCATGTGAGTATGGGGGCTAATGCAGCTACTAAAGCATTGAAAATAGTTGAAAATGTGGAACGAATCCTTGCTATCGAATTATTTAATGCTGCACAAGCATTAGAATTTAGAAGGCCATTAAAATCCAGTGATTTTATAGAACTATTTGTAAAAGCCTATCGTGAAGAAGTTTCTTTTGTAACGGAAGACAGAATTTTACATTATGACATTGAAAAATCAATTCATTTTTTGAAAAGTTTTCAAGTAGAAGAGATTAAGTAG